A region of Vigna radiata var. radiata cultivar VC1973A chromosome 10, Vradiata_ver6, whole genome shotgun sequence DNA encodes the following proteins:
- the LOC106776039 gene encoding sucrose nonfermenting 4-like protein isoform X1, producing MFAPVADGACEGSGVSGSIMIPQRFVWPYGGRRVFLSGSFTRWSDHIAMSPMEGCPAVFQVVCNLMPGFHQYKFNVDGEWRHDEQQPSVSGSCGVVNTIYLVREPDTLPSILSNEAPGRSQMEIDNMEATSRMPVSDLVVSRQRISVFLSTHTAYDLLPESGKIIALDINLPVKQAFHVLYEQGVSMAPLWDFSRSQFVGVLSAMDFILILKELGNHGSNLTQEQLETHTIAAWKEGKLQLRRTLDSNGGSHPWRFVHAGPHECLKDVALKILQNKVSTIPIIHSSSEDGSFPQLLHLASLSGILKGICRHFKHSLSSLPILQHPVGSIPLGAWVPKVGEPNGRPLAMLRPTASLGAALSMFVQAEVSSIPVVDDNDSLLDIYSRSDITALAKDKAYARTSLEEISIHQALLLGQDANSPYGLYNGHRCHMCLRSDSLHKVMERLSIPGVRRLVVVEAGSKRVEGIISLSDVFRFLLG from the exons ATGTTTGCTCCGGTTGCGGATGGGGCATGTGAGGGAAGTGGAGTTTCAGGATCCATTATGATTCCTCAACGCTTTGTGTGGCCTTATGGAGGAAGAAGGGTGTTTTTGAGTGGTTCTTTCACGAG ATGGTCAGATCATATAGCTATGTCTCCGATGGAGGGATGCCCTGCTGTGTTTCAAGTTGTTTGCAACTTAATGCCGGGGTTTCACCAG TACAAATTTAATGTAGATGGTGAGTGGCGGCACGATGAGCAGCAGCCATCTGTAAGTGGAAGCTGTGGAGTAGTGAATACTATTTATTTAGTGAGAGAACCAGATACCTTACCTTCAATCTTAAGTAATGAGGCACCTGGTAGATCCCAAATGGAGATTGACAATATG GAAGCTACTTCCAGGATGCCCGTGTCTGATCTGGTGGTCTCTCGCCAGCGTATATCTGTGTTCTTGTCTACACATACTGCTTATGATTTGCTTCCTGAGTCAGGGAAG ATCATTGCATTGGATATAAATTTACCTGTTAAGCAAGCATTCCATGTTCTTTATGAACAG GGCGTATCTATGGCTCCTCTATGGGATTTTAGCAGGAGTCAGTTTGTTGGAGTTCTTAGTGCAATGGACTTCATTCTAATACTGAAAGAG CTGGGAAATCATGGTTCGAATTTGACTCAAGAACAACTTGAGACTCATACTATAGCAGCCTGGAAAGAGGGAAAATTACAGCTACGCAGAACACTTGATAGTAATGGAGGATCACATCCCTGGCGATTTGTTCAT GCCGGACCACATGAATGTCTAAAGGACGTGGCTTTGAAGATTTTGCAAAACAAGGTGTCAACCATTCCTATCATCCATTCTTCTTCAGAGGATGGATCATTTCCTCAACTGCTACATCTTGCTTCCCTATCAGGAATACTGAAAG GTATTTGCAGACATTTTAAGCACTCCTTGAGTTCTTTGCCCATTCTTCAACATCCAGTGGGTTCAATACCTTTGGGTGCATGGGTGCCTAAAGTTGGGGAACCAAATGGACGGCCACTAGCAATGCTGAGACCAACTGCTTCTCTTGGTGCTGCCCTGTCAATGTTTGTTCAAG CTGAAGTTAGCTCAATACCGGTTGTGGATGACAATGATTCTTTGCTGGACATTTATTCAAGAAG CGATATTACAGCATTGGCTAAAGATAAAGCATATGCTCGGACATCTCTCGAGGAAATTAGTATTCACCAG GCATTGCTTTTGGGACAAGATGCAAATTCTCCTTATGGGCTTTACAACGGTCACAGATGTCACATGTGTTTGAGATCTGATTCGTTGCACAAAGTGATGGAGAGGCTGTCTATTCCTG GGGTTAGAAGACTTGTGGTTGTGGAGGCTGGCAGCAAGCGCGTGGAGGGAATTATTTCTTTAAGTGATGTGTTCAGATTCTTGTTAGGCTAG
- the LOC106774592 gene encoding uncharacterized protein LOC106774592: protein MGYGYGALSLLLTRRLHLSSSSLHPKPFSPFFHLLTKPFSTTPPDPNPDPKPSSLSARLSFVFDQIDAIEKERSQKHETLQRIRAWRQSKDAPPQDDAQREPPISLADETPPEPPPKKAVELVHPWPEWIQLMEMLVHQNYFDHRRMDEDKMVLDSGFNPPVVAEGFDFTKDFKSVHMACLNHGRDRFDILRSLSRKDIQVLVGYGCPTMDRKVVFSAKLLRKHAHLDEGDVCSSCSLRNSCERAYLLTNKEDEARTLDVMRLLLTFGFDPVDGSVINKSLLKQKSVKTVVRKLLHEVVKLSSVPIDPNLPPPVIKKPPPKVKQPPPPPKRRIGRDDVEMKKGDWLCPKCEFMNFAKNTACLQCDAKRPKRQLLPGEWECPECNFLNYRRNMVCFHCECKRPPDEFLENKMQDRIQGSKPKLDKMGSRQEISNAWNFDFDDNESDGADVAAFEYADTHAINEDFSSGNNAQHGNHRGWEDNLEKNNRVRGSPDGEYANRDIYKPGIGFDDFEEEDDVDSYELETTPNSRRMETSKSNFSEDEKLSESEDIEGSDDERYANHRTASQRSVPNRSIRKNTSFSGSEDDELDFVTKEQRSTLSNFKSAGRRRNGRGPSKKLSFGSESEDYNGAGLYSDEDDDIHKAYSFRKNKGDKFNPSRQNNGNRHNSGKRNFTKNRNSGFIDGRRENMFGDDFDGSSQKSYRNGRDSKGNGRNRKSFEDFDGPSRRSFGDSRGSRGNSRGGSSRQSFGNGRGSRGNDRNWHRFEDREHGTGKLNKYRMDEKDSGEFRNSRRVIER, encoded by the exons ATGGGTTATGGTTATGGTGCGTTGTCTCTTCTACTAACAAGACGCCTACatctatcttcttcttctctacaCCCTAAACCCTTTTCTCCATTCTTTCACCTTCTCACCAAACCTTTCTCAACAACCCCACCAGACCCTAATCCTGATCCCAAACCTTCTTCCCTCTCCGCCCGTCTCAGCTTCGTTTTCGATCAGATCGATGCCATTGAGAAAGAGCGTTCTCAGAAGCACGAAACGCTTCAGCGCATTCGAGCCTGGCGCCAATCCAAGGACGCTCCCCCTCAAGACGACGCCCAACGTGAGCCGCCGATCTCCCTTGCCGATGAAACCCCCCCGGAGCCGCCTCCGAAGAAGGCAGTGGAGCTGGTGCACCCTTGGCCCGAGTGGATCCAGTTGATGGAAATGCTCGTGCACCAGAATTACTTCGACCACAGAAGGATGGACGAGGATAAAATGGTCCTCGACTCAGGGTTCAATCCGCCTGTGGTTGCTGAAGGATTTGATTTCACCAAGGATTTCAAGAGCGTTCACATGGCGTGTCTCAATCACGGAAGAGACCGTTTTGATATATTGAG GTCCTTGTCGAGGAAGGATATTCAAGTTTTGGTTGGTTATGGATGCCCCACTATGGACAGAAAGGTGGTTTTCTCCGCAAAACTTTTAAGAAAGCATGCTCACCTTGACGAAGGAGAT GTCTGTAGTTCCTGCAGCTTGAGAAACAGTTGTGAAAGGGCTTATCTGCTAACAAACAAAGAGGATGAAGCACGGACTCTTGATGTCATGCGGCTCCTGCTCACTTTTGGTTTTGATCCTGTTGATGGTTCAGTCATCAACAAGTCACTTCTTAAGCAGAAGTCTGTGAAAACAGTGGTTCGGAAATTGCTTCATGAGGTTGTCAAGCTGAGTTCGGTTCCCATTGATCCAAATCTCCCCCCTCCTGTGATTAAAAAACCACCACCAAAAGTGAAACAACCACCTCCGCCTCCAAAGAGACGAATAGGACGGGATGATGTTGAGATGAAGAAAGGTGACTGGCTATGTCCCAA GTGTGAATTCATGAATTTTGCGAAGAATACTGCTTGCTTGCAGTGTGATGCCAAGCGTCCCAAGAGACAGTTGTTGCCAGGAGAATGGGAGTGTCCTGA ATGCAACTTCTTGAATTACAGGAGAAACATGGTATGTTTTCATTGTGAATGTAAGCGCCCACCTGATGAATTTCTGGAAAATAAGATGCAAGATAGGATACAGGGTTCCAAACCTAAGTTGGATAAGATGGGTAGCCGACAAGAGATTTCCAATGCCTGGAATTTTGACTTTGATGACAATGAATCAGATGGTGCAGATGTGGCTGCTTTTGAGTATGCAGATACTCATGCCATAAATGAAGATTTTTCCTCAGGTAATAATGCTCAACATGGAAATCATAGGGGGTGGGAAGATAATCTTGAGAAGAACAACAGAGTAAGAGGATCTCCTGATGGAGAATATGCTAATCGTGATATTTATAAGCCTGGAATAGGgtttgatgattttgaggaGGAGGATGATGTTGATAGTTATGAGCTAGAAACTACTCCAAATAGTAGAAGAATGGAAACATCTAAAAGTAATTTCTCGGAAGATGAAAAGTTGTCAGAGTCAGAAGATATCGAAGGCAGTGATGATGAAAGGTACGCCAATCACAGAACAGCTTCTCAAAGAAGTGTACCAAACCGGTCAATTCGTAAGAATACATCGTTCTCTGGATCTGAGGATGACGAACTTGATTTTGTTACAAAAGAACAACGGTCCACTCTTTCCAATTTCAAATCTgctggaagaagaagaaatggcAGAGGTCCATCTAAGAAATTAAGCTTTGGTTCTGAATCGGAGGATTACAATGGTGCTGGCTTATACTCTGACGAGGATGATGACATACATAAGGCATATTCATTCAGAAAAAATAAAGGGGACAAATTTAATCCATCCAGACAGAATAACGGGAATAGGCACAATTCTGGAAAAAGAAACTTCACCAAAAACCGGAATTCAGGATTTATTGATGGTCGCCGAGAAAATATGTTTGGTGATGATTTTGATGGATCCTCTCAGAAGTCTTACAGAAATGGTAGGGATTCTAAAGGAAATGGCCGTAATAGGAAGagttttgaagattttgatgGTCCATCGCGACGATCATTTGGTGATAGCAGAGGGTCCCGAGGAAACAGCCGTGGTGGATCATCCCGGCAGTCTTTTGGGAATGGTAGAGGGTCTCGAGGAAATGACCGTAATTGGCATAGATTCGAAGACAGGGAGCATGGCACGggaaagttaaataaatatagaatgGATGAGAAGGATTCTGGGGAATTTAGAAACAGTAGGCGTGTAATTGAAAGATAG
- the LOC106776039 gene encoding sucrose nonfermenting 4-like protein isoform X2: MVRSYSYVSDGGMPCCVSSCLQLNAGVSPGKILFPLVQYKFNVDGEWRHDEQQPSVSGSCGVVNTIYLVREPDTLPSILSNEAPGRSQMEIDNMEATSRMPVSDLVVSRQRISVFLSTHTAYDLLPESGKIIALDINLPVKQAFHVLYEQGVSMAPLWDFSRSQFVGVLSAMDFILILKELGNHGSNLTQEQLETHTIAAWKEGKLQLRRTLDSNGGSHPWRFVHAGPHECLKDVALKILQNKVSTIPIIHSSSEDGSFPQLLHLASLSGILKGICRHFKHSLSSLPILQHPVGSIPLGAWVPKVGEPNGRPLAMLRPTASLGAALSMFVQAEVSSIPVVDDNDSLLDIYSRSDITALAKDKAYARTSLEEISIHQALLLGQDANSPYGLYNGHRCHMCLRSDSLHKVMERLSIPGVRRLVVVEAGSKRVEGIISLSDVFRFLLG, encoded by the exons ATGGTCAGATCATATAGCTATGTCTCCGATGGAGGGATGCCCTGCTGTGTTTCAAGTTGTTTGCAACTTAATGCCGGGGTTTCACCAG GGAAAATCTTGTTTCCACTCGTGCAGTACAAATTTAATGTAGATGGTGAGTGGCGGCACGATGAGCAGCAGCCATCTGTAAGTGGAAGCTGTGGAGTAGTGAATACTATTTATTTAGTGAGAGAACCAGATACCTTACCTTCAATCTTAAGTAATGAGGCACCTGGTAGATCCCAAATGGAGATTGACAATATG GAAGCTACTTCCAGGATGCCCGTGTCTGATCTGGTGGTCTCTCGCCAGCGTATATCTGTGTTCTTGTCTACACATACTGCTTATGATTTGCTTCCTGAGTCAGGGAAG ATCATTGCATTGGATATAAATTTACCTGTTAAGCAAGCATTCCATGTTCTTTATGAACAG GGCGTATCTATGGCTCCTCTATGGGATTTTAGCAGGAGTCAGTTTGTTGGAGTTCTTAGTGCAATGGACTTCATTCTAATACTGAAAGAG CTGGGAAATCATGGTTCGAATTTGACTCAAGAACAACTTGAGACTCATACTATAGCAGCCTGGAAAGAGGGAAAATTACAGCTACGCAGAACACTTGATAGTAATGGAGGATCACATCCCTGGCGATTTGTTCAT GCCGGACCACATGAATGTCTAAAGGACGTGGCTTTGAAGATTTTGCAAAACAAGGTGTCAACCATTCCTATCATCCATTCTTCTTCAGAGGATGGATCATTTCCTCAACTGCTACATCTTGCTTCCCTATCAGGAATACTGAAAG GTATTTGCAGACATTTTAAGCACTCCTTGAGTTCTTTGCCCATTCTTCAACATCCAGTGGGTTCAATACCTTTGGGTGCATGGGTGCCTAAAGTTGGGGAACCAAATGGACGGCCACTAGCAATGCTGAGACCAACTGCTTCTCTTGGTGCTGCCCTGTCAATGTTTGTTCAAG CTGAAGTTAGCTCAATACCGGTTGTGGATGACAATGATTCTTTGCTGGACATTTATTCAAGAAG CGATATTACAGCATTGGCTAAAGATAAAGCATATGCTCGGACATCTCTCGAGGAAATTAGTATTCACCAG GCATTGCTTTTGGGACAAGATGCAAATTCTCCTTATGGGCTTTACAACGGTCACAGATGTCACATGTGTTTGAGATCTGATTCGTTGCACAAAGTGATGGAGAGGCTGTCTATTCCTG GGGTTAGAAGACTTGTGGTTGTGGAGGCTGGCAGCAAGCGCGTGGAGGGAATTATTTCTTTAAGTGATGTGTTCAGATTCTTGTTAGGCTAG